One Prodigiosinella aquatilis DNA window includes the following coding sequences:
- a CDS encoding 2-oxo acid dehydrogenase subunit E2 — MKLQKVSKERNQTLSFLSISKNIPAITLIREVNVSHIVKSAKLGSMTAITIKAISDALAKFPDLNVMVKFGSSNTLICLNDISARLTLEKTLNGVSGVYSRVIKNTDIKTVMDIEKALKEIKHENVKESEHYRKIRLIQQLPGFLAAILMKLALRSSKTQAETWGSFTVTSLGKNGPDMCIPISGSTFTFTLGAVNEKPIVAGEEIVAAWVANLVMVFDHRVLDGKLASQLLGQVKQNIEHFPMD; from the coding sequence ATGAAGTTGCAGAAGGTCTCTAAGGAAAGGAATCAGACACTTTCTTTTTTATCGATTTCCAAAAACATACCGGCCATCACGTTAATACGGGAAGTGAATGTCTCACACATTGTAAAAAGTGCCAAGCTTGGCAGTATGACCGCTATTACTATCAAGGCAATCAGTGATGCTCTGGCTAAATTTCCTGATCTGAATGTAATGGTGAAATTTGGTAGCAGCAATACTCTGATTTGTTTGAATGATATCAGCGCCAGATTGACGCTCGAGAAAACGTTGAATGGAGTATCGGGGGTCTACTCGCGGGTTATAAAAAATACCGATATAAAAACAGTTATGGATATAGAAAAAGCGTTAAAAGAGATTAAGCATGAGAACGTTAAGGAAAGTGAACACTACCGTAAAATCAGGTTGATTCAGCAACTACCCGGTTTTTTAGCCGCTATTTTGATGAAGCTGGCGTTACGTTCATCAAAAACACAGGCAGAAACATGGGGAAGCTTTACGGTAACATCGCTAGGGAAAAACGGCCCTGATATGTGTATTCCCATATCCGGTTCGACATTTACTTTTACGCTGGGTGCAGTTAACGAAAAACCGATCGTGGCTGGAGAGGAAATAGTGGCCGCATGGGTAGCGAATCTCGTCATGGTATTTGATCATCGGGTTCTTGATGGGAAGCTGGCATCGCAACTGCTGGGACAGGTAAAACAGAATATAGAACATTTCCCAATGGACTAA